One part of the Asterias amurensis chromosome 11, ASM3211899v1 genome encodes these proteins:
- the LOC139943823 gene encoding ras-associating and dilute domain-containing protein-like isoform X3, with product MEPNPKSLAVPDADAPSQRKSLSRFFGVSNSDLAAPYSAAVSTASPVVKSKSHYNKNGKKQSSADTVSLSSNSSSSSLSLLSPPTKVPMRHHSAGNVNVNGDTSGLLLKTKTPNFIRKFQAGENAFRKLTKKDNGYGQKTSTKNLRKRSRARSLSSMFERGITLTKKEPCDNSKQTKELSTEETAPGLLKVFGDQICPNATYKSVLASGQSSAVELVKVVLERYSLPVDTYGEYVLCDVIGTLKINPEKASRVLGITDECEEKQEWITECMRVMGNDERPLTVKSFWKPEEGFARKFEIRRRADIASGDVDTITHGINVNAKRLQLSRANRTPGSPCNSPRNKENDPKIVLSSSETDINSKKLNRRLSLGQSENEETESSNEPIPTNYLLPPRYCPYLLTLHGNSLATDQTLYPIDDVACLVGRLILGNSGTDIGLDSPDINPEHCRILLQCDYMSTSINRNCSLYIEPIGDSKVLVNGCTVTRSTKLSANDLIAIGQHYFFLLKNPLMMQTREPSQMIRLLTAANQSEPLSDPNSDANNALPKHTSSHIAKKAREYFADSQRLRVSYPMVMEDAVLDGIAGIVPALVEGKHNFTLTLSYLVGMCIEHSAYNYDQERTKALMLKVATIIQSLAWDENHFYKMRLKDKTKEIAANQKQKPSDVQSVMDSLFPDLKTILCLLANALEVLNFLKTKMGDYIQGDGEGDQQERETRDGEEEAGGSGVEEEAVVELEEVVMYTFQQAVYYLTKTLFIAIPMFLDSNPFSDDEVDEEEGKTKGMTKGMDSVLSVFQMTFDLLLDLDIHPQITSQLFAYLLFFTNASLFNMLIERGSNGKFYKWSKGAQMRGNLDVLETWLNDHDLEDLTKYLTRVSMVIDLLATPKVQLMQADWSSLQRDFPSLNTLQIHHILSKYQLGPNQTRPTGWLPAQEVLQAAAGTERTLERFDNHPALALPNQGFELDLRQPINNEYFIGHLQELSRQLPYITFNMGCEEDVFDMEVKSSAAKSNTEKILSSPRRNPAKPSNNPQLDAESVAVDVLKRPLEVEQVVPIAVANTVRVPPTELGVKSSDEDKMSPRVFPDKPPISAKPSIPSKPPSIKSRSKIKKDLPSPTSQSKTDSSLVNRADRVDAGNVAIATIPSITMTVDDDAPVEEPSKENTNQREVKSAVSSNPVGHESSPEFEEPKKPCPTLSSSTSLTSSSPLITTETEESSSLPNKKDLDDVFVVDLDKGQDGVGLGLIDGMHTSLRSQGIYVRKLVPDSTAMQDGRMKIGDRILAVNGTSLVGADYNRAMHLIRSSGVKLRFLVAKSEPSVALKISASVC from the exons ATGGAGCCAAATCCCAAGAGCCTCGCCGTCCCGGACGCAGACGCCCCATCTCAGCGTAAATCCCTCTCGCGTTTCTTCGGTGTTTCAAACAGCGACTTGGCCGCACCGTACTCCGCGGCGGTGTCTACGGCAAGTCCAGTGGTGAAGTCCAAGAGCCATTAtaataaaaatggcaaaaagCAGAGCTCAGCGGACACTGTGAGTCTGAGCAGTAACAGCAGCTCCAGCAGCCTCTCCTTGCTTAGCCCTCCTACTAAAGTGCCGATGCGACATCATAGCGCAGGAAATGTCAACGTCAACGGTGATACTTCTGGTCTCCTGCTCAAGACTAAAACGCCCAACTTCATCAGGAAGTTTCAGGCAGGTGAAAATGCCTTCAGAAAGCTCACTAAAAAGGACAATGGCTATGGCCAAAAGACATCCACGAAGAATTTAAGGAAGAGATCTCGCGCCAGATCCTTATCGAGTATGTTTGAGAGGGGGATTACCCTGACTAAGAAGGAACCCTGTGACAACTCCAAGCAAACTAAGGAGCTGTCCACTGAAGAAACAGCGCCCGGGTTGTTGAAAGTCTTTGGGGACCAGATCTGCCCGAATGCTACCTACAAAAGTGTCCTCGCGTCGGGACAGTCCTCTGCCGTTGAACTTGTGAAGGTGGTGTTGGAGCGATACTCTTTGCCTGTTGACACCTACGGAGAGTATGTACTGTGTGATGTCATCGGAACGTTGAAGATTAACCCCGAGAAAGCCTCAAGAGTTCTTGGGATCACGGATGAGTGCGAGGAGAAGCAAGAATGGATAACAGAGTGCATGCGGGTCATGGGCAACGATGAGAGACCCCTCACCGTCAAATCGTTCTGGAAGCCCGAGGAAGGATTCGCCAGGAAGTTTGAGATCAGGCGTCGCGCCGACATCGCATCTGGCGATGTGGACACAATCACACACGGCATTAATGTCAACGCAAAGCGGTTACAGTTGTCGAGAGCTAACCGCACACCAGGAAGCCCATGCAACTCGCCAAGAAACAAGGAGAATGACCCCAAGATAGTCTTGTCATCCTCTGAGACGGACATCAACTCAAAGAAACTGAACAGGAGACTCTCTCTCGGTCAGTCTGAGAATGAAGAGACAGAGAGCAGCAACGAACCGATCCCAACAAACTACCTCCTTCCCCCACGTTATTGCCCTTACCTGCTGACCCTTCACGGAAACAGCCTCGCGACGGATCAGACTCTCTATCCCATAGATGATGTTGCCTGCCTCGTGGGACGTCTCATTCTTGGAAACTCAGGCACGGACATCGGGCTTGATTCTCCTGACATCAACCCAGAGCATTGTCGAATTCTACTCCAGTGTGACTACATGTCCACAAGCATCAACCGTAACTGCAGTCTGTACATAGAGCCCATTGGAGACTCCAAAGTTCTCGTCAACGGGTGTACCGTCACCAGATCCACCAAACTCAGCGCCAACGATCTGATCGCAATCGGACAGCATTACTTCTTCCTGTTGAAGAATCCACTCATGATGCAAACCCGTGAGCCGTCCCAAATGATTAGACTCTTAACCGCCGCCAACCAATCAGAACCCCTGTCTGATCCAAACAGCGATGCCAACAATGCCTTGCCAAAACACACGAGCTCACACATAGCCAAGAAAGCTCGTGAGTACTTTGCCGATAGCCAGAGACTCCGAGTCTCCTATCCGATGGTGATGGAAGACGCTGTGCTGGACGGGATTGCTGGAATCGTGCCAGCGCTAGTGGAAGGAAAGCACAACTTCACACTCACGCTGTCTTATTTAGTGGGCATGTGCATAGAGCATTCGGCATACAACTATGATCAAGAAAGGACCAAGGCGTTGATGCTGAAAGTGGCTACTATTATCCAGTCCTTGGCATGG GATGAGAATCATTTCTATAAAATGAGACTAAAG GACAAGACTAAAGAGATTGCAGCAAATCAGAAACAAAA ACCCTCTGACGTCCAGTCCGTGATGGACTCGCTGTTCCCAGATCTTAAGACCATCTTGTGTCTACTCGCCAACGCCCTGGAGGTTCTTAACTTCCTCAAGACTAAGATGGGTGATTACATCCAGGGAGACGGAGAAGGTGATCAGCAGGAGAGGGAGACGAGGGATGGGGAAGAAGAGGCAGGAGGGTCTGGGGTGGAGGAGGAGGCGGTGGTTGAGCTGGAGGAGGTTGTGATGTACACGTTCCAGCAGGCGGTTTACTATCTTACCAag ACGTTGTTTATCGCTATCCCAATGTTTCTGGACTCCAATCCCTTTTCGGACGACGAAGTTGACGAGGAAGAAGGCAAAACCAAAGGCATGACCAAAGGCATGGACAGCGTCCTGTCCGTGTTCcagatgacctttgaccttctGCTAGACCTGGACATCCATCCGCAGATCACATCCCAGCTGTTTGCGTATTTGTTGTTCTTCACCAACGCCTCGCTGTTTAACATGCTAATTGAGAGAG GGAGTAATGGAAAGTTCTACAAGTGGTCCAAAGGAGCTCAGATGAGAGGCAATCTGGACGTACTGGAGACATGGCTGAATGACCATGACCTTGAAGACCTGACTAAATACTTGACCAGGGTATCAATGGTCATTGACCTTCTGGCCACGCCCAAAGTTCAACTCATGCAG GCAGATTGGAGTTCCCTCCAGCGTGATTTCCCATCTCTGAACACGCTCCAGATTCATCATATCTTGAGCAAGTATCAACTCGGACCTAACCAGACACGCCCAACGGGATGGCTGCCTGCACAAGAGGTTCTTCAGGCTGCCGCAGGAACAG AGAGGACCTTAGAGAGGTTTGACAATCACCCGGCTCTAGCTCTGCCCAATCAGGGCTTTGAGCTGGATCTCAGACAGCCAATCAACAATGAGTATTTCATCGGCCATTTGCAAGAGTTGAGCAGACAGCTGCCATATATCACGTTCAACATGG GTTGTGAAGAGGATGTCTTTGACATGGAAGTGAAATCATCAGCTGCAAAATCAAACACAGAGAAAATTCTCTCAAGTCCACGCAGGAATCCAGCAAAACCCAGCAACAACCCGCAACTAGATGCGGAATCAGTCGCTGTTGATGTCTTAAAGCGCCCTCTGGAAGTAGAGCAAGTCGTCCCCATCGCTGTTGCCAACACGGTGAGAGTACCACCGACTGAGCTCGGAGTGAAGTCATCAGACGAGGACAAGATGAGCCCCCGTGTGTTTCCTGACAAGCCACCGATTTCCGCCAAGCCCTCAATTCCCAGCAAACCACCATCGATCAAAAGTCGTTCAAAAATCAAGAAGGACTTGCCAAGTCCGACGAGCCAATCAAAAACAGACAGCAGTTTGGTGAACCGTGCCGACAGAGTTGACGCGGGGAATGTTGCGATAGCAACCATACCCTCGATCACCATGACAGTGGATGATGACGCGCCAGTGGAGGAACCTTCTAAAGAGAATACAAATCAGAGGGAGGTGAAATCAGCCGTTTCAAGCAACCCTGTTG GGCATGAAAGTTCTCCAGAATTCGAAGAGCCAAAGAAACCTTGCCCAACTTTATCTTCATCTACCTCGCTGACCTCATCGTCGCCTCTCATCACCACGGAGACGGAAGAAAGTTCATCCCTGCCAAATAAGAAAGATCTGGATGATGTCTTTGTGGTGGACTTGGATAAAGGGCA